The sequence CGGTTTTCGTATGGCATTTCCGTCTGACTTCAGAGAAATTCTGATTTCCGTCCCCGGCTCGATCCTCTAACATGCCCCTTTCGACCTGTCTCTCTGTATCGCCCGTGGAATTGCAGGAACTACCGTTGTGCCCCGATTTGTGATCCTGGAGCACGATCATCCCTTCCTGCACTGGGACCTCATGTTCGAAGCCGGAACGGTTCTGCGGACATGGCGACTGACGAGGCCTCTCGGCTCGAATCCGGCCCCGTCGGAACACGACTTGCATCGAACAGCCGAGGTCACGAGAATCCCCGCCGAAGAACTGCCCGACCACCGGATGCACTACCTCGATTACGAAGGGCCGGTCAGCCGGAACCGGGGATCGGTCAAACAGGTCGAGTCGGGGTGGTTTCATCTCCTGTCGGCGACAGCCGATTGTTGGGAACTGCGTCTGGAAGGAAATCACGCCTCGGGATTCGTATCTCTGAATCGAATTGCCGTGGATTCCGCCGAGTGGGTGCTGGCCTTCATGCCCGACGTTGATGAATCTCCACTCGGCGAGTAACGAATAAGACTCAAGAAACGATTCGAGACTCCGGTCGCCAACAACTGAAACGGATGTCATGACGCTGAATGAGTTCGAGGAGTTTGTACAGAGCAATGCCGTCTGGTTTCGCGGTCCGCAGCCGGAATCGGCTGAGGCGATCAAGCAGGCTGGCCGACAGCTCGGCATTGATCTGCCAGCCACACTCCAGTG is a genomic window of Rubinisphaera margarita containing:
- a CDS encoding DNA polymerase ligase N-terminal domain-containing protein; this encodes MPRFVILEHDHPFLHWDLMFEAGTVLRTWRLTRPLGSNPAPSEHDLHRTAEVTRIPAEELPDHRMHYLDYEGPVSRNRGSVKQVESGWFHLLSATADCWELRLEGNHASGFVSLNRIAVDSAEWVLAFMPDVDESPLGE